The Streptomyces bacillaris sequence GGCAGCAGGAGTGCCGCCAGGGTCAGGGTGTAGATGTTGATGATCCACAGGACCGTGGACTGGGAGGCGCCGAACTCGACGGCCAGCTCGGTCTGGGCCACGTTCAGCCCGGAGACCGAGGCGATGACCGCCATCAGCGCGACCGAGACGGCGATCAGGATCATGCGGAGCTGAAGCGGACCGGGCGGGTCCGGTTCGACGGCCCCGGGGGTCCCAGGCCCGGGTCCGGCTCCGGATGGCGCGCCCGGCGCGGGCGGATGGGTTCTCATGGGTGCCTCTCACGTCGTAGGGGGCCCGGCTGTTCCGGACCCGCGCCACGACGCTAGGCGCGCTTTGCGGCCAAGGCATACGATGTTGCGCATGGAGCAAAATGATGGCGACCTGGACAGCCTCGTACGCAAACGCATCCGCGCCCTGCGGGTGGCGCAGGGCTGGTCCCTGGAGGAGCTGGCCGGTCGCGCGAACCTCAGTCAGTCCTCGCTCAGCCGTATCGAGAACGGGCAGCGCCGCCTCGCCCTGGACCAGCTCGTCACCCTCGCCCGGGCCCTGGACACCACCCTCGACCAACTGGTGGAGACCGCCTCCGACGACGTCATCACCAGTCCGATGATCGACGGCGCCCACGGGCTGATGCGCTGGCCCGTCAAGGGCGACCCCGGTATGACCGTCGTACGGCAGCGGATGACCGAACCGCCCCCGGACAACCCGGCCCGGATGCGCGCCCACCCCGGCCGGGAGTGGCTCGTCGTCCTCTCCGGCACCGCGACCCTCATGCTGGGCCACCGCCGCTTCCGCGTGGAGACCAACCAGGCCGCCGAGTTCCCCACGATGCTGCCGCACGCCATCGGGGCCGAGGGCGGTCCGTGCGAGATCCTCGGGATCTTCGACCGCGACGCCCGCCGCGGCCATCTGCGCGAGGGTCGGGGCGCCGCGAAGGACTGTGCGCCGGACCTGCCGAACACGACATGACGCCAAGGGTGCGTACGGGCTCCGCTTGCGCGCCCCGCATCGGCAGCGGCCGACTCCTTGCCAGTACCGGGAGAGTCCGTGCCGTATGCGCATGATCGCCTTAGCGTGGGCCCCATGACGCACGCACACACCACGCAGGCACCCACCCACGCCCACGGCCACACCCACGGCCACGCCCACACGTCGGACCACCACGGCGAGGCGGAGATCCTGGAGCTGGACGCCCAGGTGCTCGCCGAGCACACCGCCGCCCTCATCGACCGGCTCCCGCTCCAGGCGCCGCCCCGCCGGATCGTCGACCTCGGCTGCGGTACGGGAGCGGGTACCTTCGCCCTCCTGGACCGCTTCCCCGAGGCCCACGTCACCGCCGTCGACACCTCGGCCGCGCACCTCCAGCGAGTACGCGAGAAGGCGTGCGCCCGGGGCGACGAGGGGCGCGTACGGACCGCGCAGGCCGACCTCGACGCCGCCGACTGGCCCGACCTCGGCACGCCCGACCTGGTGTGGGCGTCGGCCTCGGTGCACCACATGGCCGACCCCGACCGGGCCCTGCGCACCGTCCACGGCCTGCTCGCCCCCGGCGGGCTCCTCGCCGTGGTGGAGCTGTCCGGCTTCCCCCGCTTCCTGCCCGCCGACACCCCCGAGGAGCGGCCCGGCCTGGAGGAGCGGTGCCACGAGGCGAGCGCCCGCTTCCACGCCGAGCACGTGCCGCACCGGGGCGCCGACTGGGGCCCGAAGCTGACCGGGGCCGGGTTCACGGTCGAGGACGAGCACGTGATCACGGTGAACATCGGCCGGACGGAGGAGCCCAGCGCCGAGACGATCGGCGCCTACGCCCTCAACAGCCTCCGCCGACTGCGCCGCAGCGTGGCCGACGCGCTCGCGCCCGAGGACCTGGCCGCGCTCGACCGGCTGCTCGACACCGGAGGCCCCGGCTCCCTGCTGCGCCGCGACGACCTCGCCGTACGGACCGAACGCACCGCCTGGGCCGCCCGCCGCCCGGCCTGACCCGCCGCACGGGCGCGCACGCGGCGGGGGCCGGAACCCGGCGGGCGTCAGGCTGTCCGACCTCACCCGTAGACTTCATCCGTGGCCGGCAGGATCAACGATGACGACGTGAAGGCGGTACGGGACGCGGTCCCGATCGACTCCGTTGTGTCCGAGTACCTCCAGCTGCGC is a genomic window containing:
- a CDS encoding helix-turn-helix domain-containing protein, yielding MLRMEQNDGDLDSLVRKRIRALRVAQGWSLEELAGRANLSQSSLSRIENGQRRLALDQLVTLARALDTTLDQLVETASDDVITSPMIDGAHGLMRWPVKGDPGMTVVRQRMTEPPPDNPARMRAHPGREWLVVLSGTATLMLGHRRFRVETNQAAEFPTMLPHAIGAEGGPCEILGIFDRDARRGHLREGRGAAKDCAPDLPNTT
- a CDS encoding class I SAM-dependent methyltransferase, which produces MTHAHTTQAPTHAHGHTHGHAHTSDHHGEAEILELDAQVLAEHTAALIDRLPLQAPPRRIVDLGCGTGAGTFALLDRFPEAHVTAVDTSAAHLQRVREKACARGDEGRVRTAQADLDAADWPDLGTPDLVWASASVHHMADPDRALRTVHGLLAPGGLLAVVELSGFPRFLPADTPEERPGLEERCHEASARFHAEHVPHRGADWGPKLTGAGFTVEDEHVITVNIGRTEEPSAETIGAYALNSLRRLRRSVADALAPEDLAALDRLLDTGGPGSLLRRDDLAVRTERTAWAARRPA